From Rhodococcus sp. B7740, one genomic window encodes:
- the acpM gene encoding meromycolate extension acyl carrier protein AcpM, with amino-acid sequence MTSAFYTEEKGATTVASQEDLIAGLAEIIEEVTGIEPSEVTIEKSFVDDLDIDSLSMVEIAVQTEDKYGVKIPDEDLAGLRTVGDAVNYIQKLEAENPEAAEAIKAKLDDSASE; translated from the coding sequence ATGACTTCGGCGTTCTACACAGAAGAGAAGGGAGCCACAACAGTGGCCAGCCAGGAAGACCTCATCGCCGGACTTGCAGAGATCATCGAGGAGGTCACGGGCATCGAACCGTCCGAGGTGACCATCGAGAAGTCCTTCGTGGACGACCTCGACATCGACTCACTCTCCATGGTCGAGATCGCAGTGCAGACCGAGGACAAGTACGGCGTGAAGATCCCCGACGAGGACCTCGCAGGTCTGCGCACCGTCGGTGACGCCGTCAACTACATCCAGAAGCTCGAAGCGGAGAACCCCGAAGCCGCAGAAGCTATCAAGGCCAAGCTCGACGACTCCGCGAGCGAGTGA
- a CDS encoding ACP S-malonyltransferase, with protein MIALLAPGQGSQTPGMLLPWLELPGAADRLALWSKASGLDLVRLGTTATAEEITDTAVTQPLVVASALLAFEEIASRGLFPEDAVVAGHSVGELAAAAIAGVISSDDAVSLAAVRGAAMAKACALEPTGMSAVLGGDEAAVLARLEELDLAPANVNAAGQIVAAGLLTKLAELAESAPEKARVRALPVAGAFHTRYMASAGDTVAAAAAAITPSEPTRTLLSNSDGQPVASGADALNKLAAQVTRPVRWDLCTAYLRTAQVTGLVELPPAGALVGIAKRELRGVANLGLKTPADISAMAELG; from the coding sequence GTGATTGCGTTGCTTGCGCCCGGTCAGGGCTCTCAGACTCCCGGCATGCTGTTGCCTTGGCTCGAATTGCCAGGTGCGGCAGACCGACTCGCACTGTGGTCGAAGGCCTCAGGTCTCGACCTCGTCCGCCTCGGCACCACAGCAACCGCCGAGGAGATCACCGACACCGCGGTGACCCAGCCCCTGGTCGTGGCGTCGGCCCTGCTCGCCTTCGAGGAGATCGCATCGCGCGGCCTGTTCCCCGAGGACGCCGTCGTCGCCGGGCACTCCGTGGGCGAACTCGCCGCTGCTGCCATCGCCGGCGTCATCTCCTCCGACGACGCCGTTTCACTCGCCGCCGTCCGTGGCGCAGCAATGGCCAAGGCGTGTGCACTCGAACCGACCGGCATGTCCGCCGTGCTCGGCGGAGACGAAGCTGCCGTCCTGGCCCGCCTCGAAGAACTCGACCTCGCGCCGGCCAACGTCAACGCTGCAGGTCAGATCGTCGCCGCCGGCCTGCTCACAAAACTTGCCGAGCTGGCCGAGAGCGCGCCCGAGAAGGCTCGGGTTCGCGCACTGCCGGTCGCAGGCGCGTTCCACACCAGATACATGGCGTCTGCCGGCGACACCGTTGCCGCAGCCGCTGCCGCGATCACTCCGTCGGAGCCGACGCGGACGCTGCTGTCCAACTCGGACGGTCAGCCGGTCGCCTCGGGTGCCGACGCACTGAACAAGCTTGCTGCTCAGGTCACTCGCCCCGTGCGATGGGACCTGTGCACTGCCTACCTGCGCACCGCGCAGGTCACCGGACTTGTGGAACTGCCCCCGGCAGGCGCACTGGTCGGCATCGCCAAACGCGAACTGCGTGGCGTTGCCAACCTCGGCCTGAAGACACCGGCGGACATCTCCGCAATGGCCGAGCTCGGTTAG
- a CDS encoding PucR family transcriptional regulator, whose translation MSDAKPGSPDSASTREVSRRDAYREALRESLTSDNEVHLPVASLAPSRQKRDPLPDALLRRVKQFSGRLSTEAVTTMQGQLPFFGDLDAAQRASVQLLIQTAVDNFLEWLKNPNSDIRFSLDAFQVIPQDLARRLTLRQTVDMVRVAMEFFEQWLPALARNDQQLVALTEAVLRYGRELGFAAASVYASAAESRGAWDTRLEALVVDAVVRGDTGSDMLSRAATLNWDATAPATVLVGTPPDDRGVSVVGTVHAVAQKHGRAALAVVQGTRLVMVVSGQIEDTPAHHAFIEDMLQNFSDGPVVIGPTTRTLGAAHSSAVEAFAGMQAVAGWRGAPRPVHAGELLPERALLNDSAAISALNDHVVVPLAAAGSGLADTLDAYLDCGGAVETCARQLFVHPNTVRYRLKRIAEVTGRDPTHPRDAYVLRVAATVGRLARTHHEPAHPAPYVTQVTFGQVVT comes from the coding sequence ATGTCCGATGCGAAGCCCGGTTCCCCGGACAGTGCGTCCACACGCGAAGTGTCCCGACGCGACGCCTATCGTGAGGCGTTGCGTGAGTCGTTGACCTCGGACAACGAAGTGCATCTTCCGGTCGCCTCACTGGCTCCCTCACGCCAGAAGCGCGATCCCCTGCCCGATGCCCTGCTGCGGCGGGTCAAACAGTTCTCCGGCCGACTCTCGACAGAAGCCGTCACCACGATGCAGGGCCAGTTGCCGTTCTTCGGCGATCTCGACGCGGCCCAACGCGCCAGCGTGCAGTTGTTGATTCAGACAGCCGTCGACAACTTTCTCGAATGGCTCAAGAACCCGAACAGCGATATCCGCTTCAGCCTCGACGCATTCCAGGTCATCCCCCAAGACCTGGCCCGCCGCCTCACTCTGCGCCAGACCGTCGACATGGTCCGGGTGGCGATGGAGTTCTTCGAGCAGTGGCTTCCGGCACTGGCTCGCAACGATCAGCAGTTGGTGGCCCTGACCGAGGCCGTCCTACGGTACGGCCGCGAGCTCGGCTTCGCGGCCGCGTCGGTCTACGCCAGTGCGGCCGAATCTCGCGGTGCCTGGGACACCCGCCTCGAAGCTCTCGTCGTCGATGCCGTCGTGCGTGGGGACACCGGCTCGGACATGCTCTCGCGTGCCGCAACACTGAACTGGGACGCCACGGCCCCCGCGACGGTGTTGGTCGGTACTCCCCCGGACGATCGGGGCGTCTCGGTGGTCGGAACAGTGCACGCCGTGGCGCAGAAGCACGGCCGCGCGGCACTCGCCGTGGTGCAAGGCACTCGGCTGGTGATGGTGGTCAGCGGCCAGATCGAGGACACGCCGGCCCACCACGCGTTCATCGAGGACATGTTGCAGAACTTCTCCGACGGGCCCGTGGTCATCGGCCCGACCACTCGCACCCTGGGCGCGGCGCACTCGAGCGCGGTGGAAGCCTTCGCCGGCATGCAGGCCGTCGCCGGCTGGCGTGGTGCACCGCGTCCGGTGCACGCAGGCGAGTTGTTGCCCGAACGCGCACTGCTCAACGACAGTGCGGCGATATCGGCGTTGAACGATCACGTGGTCGTTCCATTGGCGGCGGCGGGTTCTGGACTTGCCGACACCCTCGATGCGTATCTCGACTGTGGCGGAGCCGTCGAAACCTGCGCACGGCAGCTGTTTGTTCATCCAAATACCGTTCGGTATCGGCTCAAGCGCATCGCAGAGGTCACCGGTCGCGACCCCACTCACCCGCGCGACGCGTACGTGCTCAGGGTCGCGGCAACGGTAGGTAGGTTGGCTCGAACGCATCACGAACCGGCACATCCAGCCCCATATGTCACACAGGTCACATTCGGACAAGTGGTCACGTAA
- the aceE gene encoding pyruvate dehydrogenase (acetyl-transferring), homodimeric type, with protein sequence MSEVNSGERQNTSSAGKKGSDGRVRVIREGVASYLPDIDNDETNEWIESFDGLLERSGPNRARYLMLRLLERAGERRVALPSLTSTDYVNTIPTENEPWFPGDESMERRYRAWIRWNAAIMVHRAQRPGVGVGGHISTYASSAALYEVGFNHFFRGKDHPGGGDHIFIQGHASPGIYARAFLEGRIPAERMDGFRQEASHVNEGGGLPSYPHPRLMQDFWEFPTVSMGLGPMNAIYQARFNHYLNDRGVKDTSDQHVWAFLGDGEMDEPESRGLAHVAATEGLDNLTFVVNCNLQRLDGPVRGNGKIIQELESFFRGAGWNVIKVVWGREWDSLLHADRDGALVNLMNTTPDGDFQTYKANDGGYVRDHFFGRDPRTKELVKDLSDDEIWNLKRGGHDYRKVHAAYAAAMSHKGQPTVILAHTIKGYTLGKHFEGRNATHQMKKLTLDDLKTFRDLQHIPISDEELEKDPYMPPYYHPGPDAPEIQYMLDRRNKLGGFVPERRVDVKPLPQPGDDTYKTLRKGSGKQEVATTMALVRVMKELLRDKEIGHRIVPIIPDEARTFGMDSWFPSLKIYNRNGQLYTSVDSELMLAYKESSVGQILHEGINEAGSTSSFTAVGTSYATHGEVMIPLYIFYSMFGFQRTGDGLWAAADQMARGFVLGATAGRTTLTGEGLQHADGHSLLLASTNPAAVAYDPAFSYEIAHIVKDGLRRMYGGTEGVEGFGGENIFYYITLYNEPYVQPAEPENLDVEGLLKGIYRFAEPQEGDGPEAQLLASGVGIVSARKARELLFDEWGVRSAVWSVTSWGELRRDGVEAEQESLRNPGADKRVPFVTSALADANGPVIASSDWMRAVPDQIRQWVPGDYVTLGTDGFGFSDTRPAARRVFNVDAESIVVATLSALAASGEIDRSKAVEAAEKYKIDDVTAAPTSYADTGSA encoded by the coding sequence TTGTCCGAAGTGAACAGCGGCGAACGGCAGAACACATCGTCTGCAGGCAAGAAGGGCTCTGACGGCCGGGTCCGCGTCATCCGCGAGGGTGTCGCGTCGTACCTGCCCGATATCGACAACGACGAGACCAACGAATGGATCGAGTCGTTCGACGGCTTGTTGGAGAGGTCCGGCCCCAACCGCGCTCGCTACCTGATGCTCAGGTTGCTCGAGCGCGCCGGTGAGCGCCGCGTCGCGCTGCCGTCGCTGACGTCGACGGATTACGTCAACACCATTCCCACCGAGAACGAGCCGTGGTTCCCCGGCGACGAGTCGATGGAACGCCGCTACCGCGCCTGGATCCGCTGGAACGCAGCCATCATGGTGCACCGCGCGCAGCGCCCCGGCGTCGGCGTCGGTGGCCACATCTCCACGTACGCCTCGTCGGCTGCGCTGTACGAGGTCGGCTTCAACCACTTCTTCCGCGGCAAGGACCACCCGGGCGGCGGCGACCACATCTTCATCCAGGGTCACGCCTCCCCCGGCATCTACGCCCGCGCCTTCCTCGAGGGCCGCATCCCGGCCGAGCGCATGGACGGCTTCCGTCAGGAGGCCAGTCACGTGAACGAGGGCGGAGGACTGCCGTCGTACCCGCACCCCCGCCTGATGCAGGACTTCTGGGAGTTCCCGACGGTGTCGATGGGTCTCGGCCCGATGAACGCCATCTACCAGGCCCGCTTCAACCACTACCTCAACGACCGCGGCGTCAAGGACACCTCCGATCAGCACGTCTGGGCATTCCTGGGCGACGGCGAGATGGACGAGCCGGAGTCGCGCGGACTCGCGCACGTGGCCGCCACCGAGGGTCTGGACAACCTGACGTTCGTCGTCAACTGCAACCTGCAGCGCCTCGACGGCCCGGTCCGCGGCAACGGCAAGATCATTCAGGAGCTGGAGTCGTTCTTCCGCGGCGCGGGCTGGAACGTCATCAAGGTCGTCTGGGGCCGCGAGTGGGATTCACTGCTGCACGCAGACCGCGACGGCGCGCTCGTGAACCTGATGAACACCACTCCCGACGGTGACTTCCAGACGTACAAGGCCAACGACGGCGGGTACGTCCGCGATCACTTCTTCGGTCGCGATCCGCGCACCAAGGAACTGGTCAAGGATCTGTCCGACGACGAGATCTGGAACCTCAAGCGCGGCGGCCACGACTACCGCAAGGTGCACGCTGCCTACGCGGCGGCGATGTCGCACAAGGGCCAGCCGACGGTCATCCTGGCGCACACCATCAAGGGCTACACCCTCGGCAAGCACTTCGAGGGCCGCAATGCCACGCACCAGATGAAGAAGCTCACGCTCGACGATCTCAAGACGTTCCGCGATCTCCAGCACATCCCGATCTCGGACGAAGAGCTCGAGAAGGATCCGTACATGCCGCCGTACTACCACCCCGGCCCGGATGCTCCCGAGATCCAGTACATGCTCGATCGCCGCAACAAGCTCGGCGGATTCGTCCCCGAGCGGCGGGTCGACGTCAAGCCGCTCCCGCAGCCCGGCGACGACACGTACAAGACGCTCCGCAAGGGCTCCGGCAAGCAGGAAGTCGCCACCACCATGGCGCTCGTGCGCGTCATGAAGGAGTTGTTGCGAGACAAGGAGATCGGCCACCGAATCGTGCCGATCATCCCCGACGAGGCCCGCACGTTCGGTATGGACTCGTGGTTCCCGTCGCTGAAGATCTACAACCGCAACGGCCAGCTGTACACCTCGGTGGACTCGGAGCTGATGCTCGCCTACAAGGAGAGCTCGGTCGGCCAGATCCTGCACGAGGGCATCAACGAGGCCGGTTCGACGTCGTCGTTCACCGCGGTCGGTACCTCGTACGCCACGCACGGCGAGGTCATGATCCCGCTGTACATCTTCTACTCGATGTTCGGCTTCCAGCGCACCGGCGACGGTCTCTGGGCGGCAGCAGACCAGATGGCTCGCGGATTCGTGCTCGGTGCCACCGCAGGTCGCACCACGCTCACCGGTGAGGGTCTGCAGCACGCCGACGGTCATTCACTGCTGTTGGCCTCGACCAACCCGGCGGCCGTGGCCTACGACCCGGCGTTCTCGTACGAGATCGCGCATATCGTCAAGGACGGTCTGCGACGGATGTACGGCGGAACCGAAGGTGTCGAGGGCTTCGGCGGCGAGAACATCTTCTACTACATCACCCTCTACAACGAGCCGTACGTACAGCCGGCCGAGCCGGAGAACCTCGACGTCGAGGGTCTGCTCAAGGGCATCTACCGGTTCGCCGAGCCGCAGGAGGGCGACGGACCCGAGGCGCAGCTGCTGGCGTCCGGCGTCGGCATCGTGTCGGCCCGTAAGGCCCGCGAATTGCTGTTCGACGAGTGGGGCGTTCGTTCGGCCGTCTGGTCGGTGACCTCGTGGGGCGAACTGCGCCGCGACGGTGTCGAGGCCGAGCAGGAGTCTCTGCGCAACCCCGGTGCCGACAAGCGCGTTCCATTCGTCACCTCGGCGCTGGCCGACGCCAACGGCCCGGTCATCGCGTCCTCGGATTGGATGCGTGCGGTTCCGGACCAGATCCGTCAGTGGGTTCCGGGCGATTACGTCACCCTCGGCACGGACGGTTTCGGGTTCTCCGATACCCGTCCGGCCGCGCGCCGCGTGTTCAACGTCGACGCCGAGTCGATCGTCGTCGCCACGTTGTCGGCTCTGGCGGCATCCGGTGAGATCGACCGCTCCAAGGCCGTCGAGGCCGCGGAGAAGTACAAGATCGACGACGTCACCGCCGCTCCCACGTCGTACGCCGATACCGGTTCGGCGTAG
- a CDS encoding DUF3052 domain-containing protein — translation MVAAADAQNYAQKLGITRDMVVQELGWDEDTDDDLRADVEDAIGGETLDEDSDEVIDVVLLWWRDGDGDLVDALMDAIGPLSDDGIVWVLSPKTGLSGHVEPSEIAESAPTAGLTQTSAANLGDWIGSRLVQPKTPATKR, via the coding sequence GTGGTCGCCGCGGCGGACGCTCAGAACTACGCTCAGAAACTTGGCATCACTCGCGACATGGTCGTACAGGAGCTGGGCTGGGACGAGGACACCGACGATGATCTGCGCGCCGACGTAGAAGATGCGATCGGTGGCGAGACCCTCGACGAGGATTCCGACGAGGTGATCGATGTCGTACTGCTGTGGTGGCGCGACGGAGACGGTGACCTGGTCGACGCACTCATGGATGCCATCGGGCCACTCTCGGACGATGGAATCGTGTGGGTCCTCAGCCCCAAGACCGGCCTGTCCGGTCACGTCGAACCCAGCGAGATCGCCGAGTCCGCCCCGACCGCAGGATTGACGCAGACCTCTGCGGCAAACCTCGGTGACTGGATCGGAAGTCGTCTGGTTCAGCCCAAGACCCCTGCCACCAAGCGGTAG
- a CDS encoding peroxiredoxin, whose protein sequence is MPIEVGAVAPDFTLKDQNNQLVTLSSYRNVKNVLLVFYPLAFTGTCQGELCKVRDELPTFENDETAILAISVGPPPTHKIWAAEQGYTFPLLSDFWPHGEVAQAYGVFNDSAGFANRGTFVVDKSGIIRFAEMNGPGEARDSSSWAEALAQVS, encoded by the coding sequence ATGCCGATCGAGGTTGGCGCGGTTGCGCCCGACTTCACTCTGAAGGATCAGAACAACCAACTGGTCACGTTGTCGTCGTACAGGAACGTGAAAAACGTTCTGCTCGTGTTCTATCCACTGGCCTTCACCGGCACGTGCCAGGGCGAGCTGTGCAAAGTACGCGACGAGTTGCCGACATTCGAGAACGACGAGACTGCGATCTTGGCAATCTCGGTGGGTCCGCCTCCGACCCACAAGATCTGGGCTGCAGAACAGGGTTACACCTTTCCGCTGCTGTCGGACTTCTGGCCGCACGGTGAGGTTGCTCAGGCGTACGGCGTGTTCAACGACAGCGCCGGCTTCGCCAATCGTGGAACGTTCGTGGTCGACAAATCCGGAATCATCCGGTTCGCCGAAATGAACGGACCCGGTGAGGCTCGCGACAGTTCGTCGTGGGCCGAGGCTCTCGCACAGGTGAGCTGA